From Toxorhynchites rutilus septentrionalis strain SRP chromosome 2, ASM2978413v1, whole genome shotgun sequence, a single genomic window includes:
- the LOC129765468 gene encoding serine-arginine protein 55-like: MVGSRVYVGGLPRDVRERDLERFFKGYGRTCEILIKNGYGFVDFEDDRDADDAVHELDGRDLLGRRVVVELARGKARRGGGGRGGDSDYRRGGRSERNRGNSRYGPPQRSKHRLLVENLSSRVSWQDLKDYVRKVGEVIFADAHRPRKNEGVVEFASRSDMKNAIRDLDDTELNGRRIRLVEDRGDRSSRDRRGRSRSSGSRSRSQSRSRSRSRSRSGSRRSSRSRSNHKRGSRSPEKSRSRSRSRPIKSRADSVEQNIKSKSSSQKSKRNRDSSRSRSRSVASRERNSKAKSRSVPERHSRSRSKSADRKSRSRSLETKSSSKAPARDSNSGPTSRSKRRSHSKDSGSRSRSRSNGRTSVDKSHRRSRSPSESRASRQRNSKSSSRSRNERRAGGDREVSRSRSRSRSRSESKDRRSRSRSASRSRSRSRSRSRDQSRDKRSKSRSASPRDDRRSRSKSLEN, from the coding sequence atggtCGGTTCAAGAGTGTACGTGGGTGGATTACCGCGGGACGTGCGGGAACGTGACTTGGAGAGGTTCTTCAAAGGCTACGGAAGAACCTGTGAAATTTTGATCAAGAATGGGTACGGATTTGTCGATTTTGAAGATGACCGTGACGCTGATGATGCCGTGCATGAATTGGATGGAAGGGATTTGTTGGGGAGGAGAGTAGTGGTTGAGTTGGCTCGTGGCAAGGCTCGCAGAGGTGGAGGAGGGAGAGGTGGTGATTCGGATTACCGCAGGGGTGGACGCTCGGAAAGAAATAGAGGTAATTCACGTTATGGTCCTCCGCAAAGATCCAAGCATCGCCTACTTGTTGAGAATCTTTCATCGCGTGTTAGCTGGCAAGATCTGAAGGATTATGTTCGCAAAGTGGGGGAAGTTATCTTTGCTGATGCCCACAGACCCCGTAAGAACGAAGGGGTAGTCGAATTTGCATCGAGATCCGATATGAAAAATGCTATTAGAGATTTGGATGATACTGAGCTGAATGGCCGTCGCATTCGGCTGGTGGAAGATCGtggagatcggagcagccgcgaTAGACGCGGAAGGTCCCGCTCTTCGGGAAGTCGCTCTAGATCGCAATCGCGCAGTCGATCTCGATCACGCAGCCGTTCTGGATCGCGACGATCTTCACGAAGTCGCTCAAATCATAAGCGTGGATCCAGATCACCCGAGAAGTCACGATCCCGTTCGCGCTCACGTCCGATCAAATCCCGTGCCGATTCAGTGGAACAAAACATCAAATCTAAATCTAGCTCGCAGAAATCTAAACGGAACCGCGACAGTTCTCGCTCTCGTTCCCGGTCGGTCGCTTCTCGTGAACGTAATTCAAAGGCAAAGTCTCGTTCGGTACCCGAACGCCATTCTCGCAGCCGATCAAAGTCAGCCGACCGAAAGTCACGTTCGCGTTCACTTGAAACTAAATCCTCTTCTAAAGCGCCAGCACGAGACTCAAATTCTGGACCAACTTCGCGTTCCAAGCGCCGATCCCACTCCAAAGACAGTGGATCCCGTTCTCGGTCGCGTTCCAATGGACGCACATCTGTGGACAAATCACATCGTCGCTCCCGGTCCCCCTCGGAGTCACGTGCATCCCGCCAACGGAACTCAAAATCCAGCTCCCGTAGCCGTAACGAAAGGCGTGCTGGTGGTGATCGAGAGGTGAGTCGTTCTCGATCCCGTTCCCGGAGCCGGTCCGAGTCGAAGGATAGACGGTCCCGCTCCCGTTCGGCTTCCCGGTCTCGCTCGCGATCCCGTTCCCGCTCCCGTGATCAGTCCCGGGACAAGCGGAGTAAGTCTCGCTCGGCTTCGCCCAGAGATGATCGTCGTTCGCGCAGCAAGAGcctagaaaactag
- the LOC129766358 gene encoding serine/arginine-rich splicing factor 5-like, which translates to MAGSRVYIGGLPRRTRERDLEKFFVGYGRICDIVIKNGYGFVEFEDNRDADDAVYEKDGKDLLGERVSVEPAKGRSRGGGGRRDFDRRGGRSDKFRDGGRFGPPKRSKYRLIVENLSSRVSWQDLKDYIRKAGEVTFADAQRPRKNEGVVEFASRSDMERAITELNDTELNGRRIRLIEDCGGREKRGRSRSRSNSRSRSRSRRRSRSKSRRSSRSRSDSRYRSKSPKKSRSRDVSEERNVKSKTRGGRDRNGSRSRSRSNDSRDGHQQSQKRGNKSRSRSRSKSERRSRHRSESKDNKRRSRSRSADHRSRSRSAERRSHSRSKSNEDKRRSRSVSDSRSRSRSKATSPAE; encoded by the coding sequence ATGGCTGGCTCACGAGTGTACATCGGTGGGTTGCCGCGCAGAACTCGGGAACGTGACCTGGAGAAGTTCTTCGTAGGGTACGGCAGGATATGTGACATTGTAATTAAAAACGGATATGGCTTCGTCGAGTTCGAGGATAATCGGGATGCGGATGATGCTGTCTATGAGAAGGATGGGAAGGATTTATTGGGCGAAAGAGTGTCGGTGGAACCAGCCAAAGGAAGATCCCGCGGAGGCGGTGGACGTCGCGATTTTGATCGCCGTGGAGGTCGCTCTGACAAGTTTAGGGATGGAGGTCGCTTTGGCCCTCCGAAGAGATCCAAATATCGTCTGATTGTGGAAAACCTTTCATCGCGCGTTAGCTGGCAAGATTTGAAGGACTATATACGTAAGGCCGGGGAAGTAACATTTGCCGATGCACAGAGGCCGAGGAAGAATGAAGGGGTTGTCGAATTTGCTTCAAGATCAGATATGGAGAGGGCGATTACTGAATTAAATGATACCGAGCTAAATGGACGTCGAATTCGCTTGATAGAGGACTGCGGTGGGCGTGAGAAGCGTGGACGTTCAAGATCGCGCTCTAACAGTCGCTCTCGATCGCGATCACGTCGTCGCTCTCGGTCGAAGTCCCGCCGTTCTTCACGTAGCCGTTCAGATTCCAGATACAGGTCCAAGTCTCCGAAGAAATCACGTTCCCGCGACGTCTCGGAGGAACGCAACGTGAAATCCAAAACACGCGGTGGTCGCGATCGCAATGGATCCCGCTCACGCTCACGATCGAACGATTCCCGCGATGGTCACCAACAGTCACAGAAGCGCGGAAACAAGTCTCGATCCCGGTCTCGTTCAAAGTCCGAACGACGATCACGCCATCGATCGGAGTCGAAGGATAACAAACGTCGTTCCCGTTCCCGCTCGGCCGATCATCGTTCTCGCTCTCGTTCCGCGGAGCGTCGTTCCCACAGTCGATCCAAATCGAACGAGGACAAGAGACGTTCCCGCTCGGTTTCTGACTCACGTTCCCGTTCTCGATCCAAAGCCACAAGCCCCGCTGAGTAA